The following proteins come from a genomic window of Vicinamibacterales bacterium:
- a CDS encoding LemA family protein, translating to MKSLKRMLVVVALVSAAVATSGCSYNKFVSQEEAIKTQWSQVENQLQRRNDLIPNLVEATKGFAQQERDVFQSIADSRAKLAGATTPEAKMAAANEQTSALARLLVVVENYPVLKSDATFARLMDELAGTENRIAVERMRYNETIQAYNTARRQFPANITAGIFGFKGDYKLFEAPESAKVAPKVDFTKKP from the coding sequence ATGAAGAGTCTCAAGCGAATGCTCGTGGTTGTGGCCCTCGTGAGTGCGGCTGTCGCGACGTCGGGCTGTTCGTACAACAAGTTCGTCAGCCAGGAGGAGGCCATCAAGACGCAGTGGTCCCAGGTGGAAAACCAGCTCCAGCGGCGAAACGACCTCATTCCCAACCTGGTCGAGGCCACCAAGGGCTTTGCCCAGCAGGAACGGGACGTCTTCCAGTCGATCGCCGACTCGCGCGCGAAGCTGGCCGGCGCCACCACCCCCGAGGCGAAGATGGCGGCGGCCAACGAGCAGACCTCGGCCCTCGCCCGCCTGCTAGTGGTCGTGGAGAACTACCCCGTGCTCAAGTCCGACGCCACCTTTGCCCGGCTGATGGACGAGCTCGCCGGCACCGAAAACCGGATTGCCGTGGAGCGCATGCGTTACAACGAGACCATCCAGGCGTACAACACCGCCCGCCGGCAGTTCCCGGCCAACATCACGGCTGGCATTTTCGGGTTCAAGGGCGACTACAAGCTGTTCGAGGCCCCGGAATCGGCCAAAGTGGCGCCGAAAGTGGACTTTACGAAGAAACCGTAA
- a CDS encoding TPM domain-containing protein translates to MITLASKGLPRRSPGRRRAAFGRLCLGLCLCLSANVARAQTAPPELTAAVNDFANTIDAGSEREIEALIRQLQSATGDVMVVTTVKTYQPWADLKTYAVEMFENGGKGIGTKGKDNGVLIVLALEDRQVWIETGYGLEGFITDGFAGETSRGMVPFFREGDYGRGLLAGAQRVAQRVAQGRNVNLDIAPIAAPQVEPRGSRTRFPIGLIVILLIIFLNMMNGGGRGRGLRRGSHWISGVGPFGGGFGGGGSWGGSGGFGGGFGGGRSGGGGGGAGW, encoded by the coding sequence GTGATCACGCTCGCCTCGAAGGGCTTGCCGCGCCGAAGCCCTGGGCGAAGGCGGGCGGCCTTCGGCCGCCTGTGTCTCGGCTTGTGCCTGTGCCTGAGCGCGAACGTGGCGCGCGCGCAAACCGCGCCGCCCGAGCTCACCGCGGCGGTCAACGATTTCGCCAACACGATCGACGCCGGCAGCGAGCGTGAGATCGAAGCGCTGATCCGGCAGCTGCAATCGGCCACCGGCGACGTGATGGTGGTGACGACCGTCAAGACCTATCAACCCTGGGCGGATCTCAAGACGTACGCCGTCGAGATGTTCGAGAACGGCGGCAAGGGCATTGGCACGAAGGGCAAAGACAACGGCGTGCTGATCGTGCTCGCCCTCGAGGATCGCCAGGTCTGGATCGAAACCGGCTACGGGCTCGAGGGCTTCATCACCGACGGGTTCGCCGGCGAAACCAGCCGCGGCATGGTGCCGTTCTTCCGCGAAGGCGACTACGGCCGGGGACTCCTGGCCGGCGCCCAGAGGGTCGCCCAACGGGTGGCCCAAGGCCGTAACGTCAACCTCGACATCGCGCCCATCGCGGCGCCGCAGGTGGAGCCGCGCGGCAGCCGCACCCGGTTTCCGATCGGATTGATCGTCATCCTGTTGATCATCTTCCTCAACATGATGAACGGCGGCGGCCGCGGACGGGGCCTCCGGCGCGGCAGCCACTGGATCAGCGGCGTGGGACCGTTCGGCGGCGGGTTCGGCGGCGGTGGCAGCTGGGGTGGATCAGGCGGGTTTGGCGGTGGATTCGGCGGCGGCCGCTCCGGCGGCGGCGGTGGTGGCGCCGGCTGGTAA
- a CDS encoding gluconeogenesis factor YvcK family protein, whose protein sequence is MRLREINLGCFGGGTGLPSLLGGLKRNPWLRLNAVVTMFDSGGSSGQLRDELGVLPPGDVLRCALALSRNEGEARRVLLARLPTLEHARLGGHTGGNLLLSMMERYSGDFLAAVDGLRALLGCRGFVWPVSVEQATLCAEYADGEVTRGEVEVDAGHARGHHVTRVWLEPPARIHPGVKAAIGTFDAVVIGPGSFFTSLLPTLLVDGVADALADVKGPIVVVTNLLTEGQGMQGFTAADAVSWVSRTIGRPVDVVIANDGRPSAEGLARYAAEHKHPLAVGAPPPGTEVVVGDFWRSEMARHDRQRLSYAVWSVLSRRLLS, encoded by the coding sequence ATGCGCCTTCGCGAGATCAATCTGGGATGTTTTGGCGGCGGCACCGGCCTGCCGAGCCTGCTCGGCGGGCTCAAACGCAATCCCTGGCTGCGCCTGAATGCCGTGGTCACCATGTTCGACTCGGGAGGCAGCTCCGGCCAGCTGCGCGACGAGTTGGGCGTGTTGCCGCCCGGCGACGTGCTGCGGTGCGCGCTCGCGCTGTCGCGCAACGAAGGCGAAGCGCGCCGCGTGCTGCTGGCACGCCTGCCGACGCTCGAACACGCGCGGCTCGGCGGCCACACCGGCGGCAACCTGCTGCTGTCGATGATGGAGCGCTACAGCGGCGACTTCCTGGCGGCCGTGGACGGCTTGCGCGCCTTGCTCGGCTGCCGCGGCTTCGTCTGGCCGGTGAGTGTGGAACAGGCCACGCTGTGCGCCGAGTATGCCGACGGCGAGGTGACGCGCGGGGAAGTGGAAGTGGACGCCGGCCACGCCCGCGGCCATCACGTGACGCGCGTCTGGCTCGAGCCGCCGGCGCGCATCCATCCCGGCGTCAAGGCGGCCATCGGCACGTTCGACGCGGTGGTGATTGGCCCCGGCAGCTTCTTTACCAGCCTGCTGCCCACGCTGCTGGTTGACGGCGTCGCCGACGCGCTCGCCGACGTCAAGGGCCCCATCGTGGTGGTCACCAACCTGCTGACCGAAGGGCAGGGGATGCAGGGCTTCACGGCCGCCGACGCCGTGTCGTGGGTCAGCCGCACCATCGGCCGGCCCGTGGACGTCGTGATCGCCAACGACGGCCGGCCGTCCGCCGAAGGCCTGGCCCGCTATGCGGCCGAGCACAAGCATCCGCTCGCCGTGGGTGCGCCGCCGCCGGGCACGGAAGTGGTGGTCGGGGATTTCTGGCGATCGGAAATGGCGCGCCACGATCGGCAGCGGCTGTCGTACGCGGTGTGGTCGGTGTTGTCACGGAGACTGCTGTCATGA
- a CDS encoding RNA polymerase sigma factor, with protein sequence MPVNDVVLATQGDTAAFERVYRAHMPRIFNLARRMAGPDAADELTQDVFVRAWQKLALFRGESSFATWLHRLAVNVIIERFRTLGTARQRFLADGEAVLEVAPAARTKHLDLSMDLQAAIEQLPHGARTVFVLHDVEGYRHEEIGEILGVAPGTSKSQLHRARQTLRGLLSKKRG encoded by the coding sequence GTGCCGGTGAACGACGTCGTCCTTGCTACCCAAGGGGATACGGCGGCTTTCGAACGGGTCTACCGGGCCCATATGCCGCGGATTTTCAATCTCGCGCGGCGCATGGCCGGTCCCGACGCAGCCGACGAGCTGACGCAGGACGTGTTTGTCCGCGCGTGGCAGAAGCTCGCCCTCTTTCGCGGTGAGTCGTCTTTCGCCACGTGGCTTCACCGGCTGGCGGTGAACGTGATCATCGAGCGGTTCCGGACGCTCGGCACGGCCCGCCAGCGGTTCCTCGCCGACGGCGAGGCGGTGCTGGAGGTGGCGCCCGCGGCGCGCACCAAGCACCTGGACCTGAGCATGGACTTGCAGGCGGCCATCGAGCAGCTGCCGCACGGCGCCCGCACGGTGTTCGTGCTGCACGACGTCGAAGGCTACCGCCACGAAGAGATCGGCGAGATCCTCGGCGTAGCGCCGGGGACGTCGAAGTCGCAGTTGCACCGCGCGCGCCAGACGCTGCGCGGGTTGTTGTCGAAGAAGCGGGGATAG
- a CDS encoding DUF4097 family beta strand repeat-containing protein, translated as MTRLLLTAALALTCSAPSLAQPRESAPDGQQPIQARPGGPETNPKTDQTIDVVKGTRLVLSNNAGEVVVRSWDQDKVRIQATHGARETVTAETTDMTLRVRTQRQARGPMPGLADFQITVPRWMAVNLSGTYLDATIEGTAAEVTVETVHGNARITGGTGSVTVRSVEGVITIDKASGRVQATTVNEGIRVTNVTGEITAETTNGDIVIDNAQTSNLEASTVNGDVTFNGTIRDNGVYRLTTHGGDIRVGLGGATNATIFVRTFQGDFSADFPIQLPDGQNPRSGSKRFNFTLGNGSARIETQSFNGDIILARKAIVSKDDERQRRRMGIRPAPPAPPAPQAAPAPAPAPKPKPPAWDDFDFDFDFEQFEAGVEAFGQQFETTFEESFGEDFAKDFEATFEKNFEKNFGKAFKDKGPAKPKQ; from the coding sequence ATGACCCGATTGCTTCTGACCGCTGCGCTCGCACTGACGTGCAGCGCCCCGTCGCTCGCGCAGCCGCGCGAATCGGCGCCCGACGGCCAACAGCCGATCCAGGCCCGCCCCGGCGGCCCGGAGACCAACCCGAAGACCGACCAGACCATCGACGTGGTCAAGGGCACGCGCCTCGTGCTCAGCAACAACGCCGGTGAGGTGGTCGTGCGCTCGTGGGACCAGGACAAGGTCCGCATCCAGGCCACGCACGGCGCCCGCGAGACCGTGACCGCGGAAACCACCGACATGACGTTGCGCGTCCGCACGCAACGACAGGCGCGTGGCCCCATGCCGGGCCTCGCCGACTTCCAGATCACCGTGCCGCGCTGGATGGCCGTGAACTTGTCGGGCACGTATCTCGATGCGACCATCGAAGGGACGGCGGCCGAAGTCACGGTCGAAACCGTACATGGCAACGCCCGCATCACCGGCGGCACCGGCTCCGTCACGGTGCGGTCGGTTGAAGGCGTCATCACCATCGACAAGGCCAGCGGCCGCGTGCAGGCGACCACCGTCAACGAAGGCATTCGCGTCACCAACGTGACCGGCGAGATCACCGCGGAAACCACCAACGGCGACATCGTCATCGACAACGCGCAGACCTCGAACCTCGAGGCGTCAACGGTCAACGGCGACGTCACGTTCAACGGCACCATCCGCGACAACGGCGTCTATCGCCTGACCACGCACGGCGGCGACATCCGCGTCGGCCTGGGCGGCGCCACCAACGCCACCATCTTCGTCCGCACCTTCCAGGGCGACTTCTCCGCCGACTTCCCCATCCAGTTGCCCGACGGGCAGAACCCGCGCAGCGGCAGCAAGCGCTTCAACTTCACGCTCGGCAACGGCAGCGCGCGCATTGAGACCCAGTCGTTCAACGGCGATATCATCCTCGCCCGCAAGGCGATCGTGAGCAAAGACGACGAGCGTCAGCGTCGCCGCATGGGCATTCGGCCGGCTCCGCCCGCGCCACCGGCACCACAGGCTGCGCCGGCACCTGCGCCGGCGCCCAAGCCCAAGCCGCCAGCTTGGGATGACTTCGATTTCGACTTCGACTTCGAGCAGTTCGAGGCTGGTGTTGAAGCCTTCGGCCAGCAGTTCGAAACCACATTTGAAGAATCCTTCGGCGAGGACTTCGCCAAGGACTTCGAAGCGACCTTCGAAAAAAATTTCGAGAAGAACTTCGGCAAGGCGTTCAAGGACAAGGGTCCGGCCAAGCCAAAGCAGTAG